The Alnus glutinosa chromosome 7, dhAlnGlut1.1, whole genome shotgun sequence genome includes a region encoding these proteins:
- the LOC133873275 gene encoding uncharacterized protein LOC133873275, protein MHHTNDCPIAAKFSDDSTEQVNVAFSHPGNDPYSNTYNPGWRNHPHFSWKAQASSSNVETSERDQSESGLSESIVNSHSQSIAKLKGQMGKMANTLNKREERTLPSQPVANPKGHYMVEGGTSQHQQVLAITTLRSGRRVYNHVQEKEDEQSATPQNLQKEKGKQKRTEASSSFAPTPEMPYEPRAPFPECLEVPSHFGKQGEKIQDIMEVFKQHSLPPKFKDPGAPTISCIIEDHKIDKALLDLGAGVTLLPYSKPRGIIVDVIIQVDNFYFPVNFIVLDTEPVANPTKMIPVILGLPFLATANANINCRTGMMKIRFGNLKVKLSIFYTFQQPPDKVECFFLDSIENLVAKPPPCILTIDPFAVGMTHIKVDNCDTGQSIAQANYWLLTTAKLDVPPLAISRTSRLLLPGNILSWWSKKVHNKVTKGNDCSPT, encoded by the exons ATGCATCACACAAATGATTGTCCTATTGCAGCAAAGTTTTCTGATGATTCAACTGAGCAGGTTAATGTAGCTTTTTCACATCCGGGTAATGATCCATACTCCAATACTTATAACCCAGGGTGGAGAAACCATCCCCATTTCTCATGGAAGGCTCAAGCTTCAA GCTCAAATGTTGAAACTTCTGAGCGAGATCAATCAGAAAGTGGACTCTCAGAATCAATAGtgaactctcactctcaatccatCGCCAAGTTAAAGGGTCAGATGGGAAAAATGGCTAATACCCTTaacaagagagaagagaggacaCTTCCAAGTCAGCCAGTGGCCAACCCAAAGGGACACTACATGGTAGAAGGCGGTACTTCACAACACCAACAAGTGTTGGCTATCACCACATTGCGAAGTGGAAGAAGGGTTTACAATCATGTGCAAGAAAAGGAGGATGAGCAATCAGCCACCCCACAGAATCTGCAGAAGGAAAAGGGTAAGCAAAAAAGAACTGAGGCTTCTTCTTCATTTGCTCCCACTCCTGAGATGCCATATGAGCCCCGGGCCCCATTCCCAGAATGTCTCGAGGTGCCTTCTCACTTTGGGAAACAAggagagaaaatacaagatatAATGGAGGTTTTCAAACAG CATAGTCTTCCCCCAAAGTTCAAGGACCCTGGTGCTCCCACCATCTCCTGTATTATTGAAGACCACAAGATTGATAAAGCCCTCCTTGATTTGGGGGCTGGAGTGACTCTATTGCCGTACTCG AAACCGCGGGGAATCATTGTGGACGTTATTATCCAAGTCGACAATTTCTATTTCCCTGTGAACTTCATTGTTCTTGATACTGAACCAGTGGCTAATCCCACAAAGATGATCCCTGTAATCCTCGGTCTCcctttcttagctacggctaatgcGAACATAAACTGTAGGACTGGAATGATGAAGATCAGGTTTGGGAATCTGAAGGTAAAATTGAGCATATTCTATACCTTCCAGCAACCACCAGATAAAGTTGAGTGCTTCTTTCTAGATTCTATAGAGAACTTGGTTGCAAAGCCCCCTCCTTGCATTCTTACTATAGATCCCTTCGCGGTTGGTATGACGCACATCAAGGTGGATAATTGTGATACAGGGCAATCCATAGCCCAAGCAAATTACTGGCTTCTCACTACTGCCAAACTCGACGTTCCTCCATTGGCCATATCCAGAACGTCTCGATTACTGCTTCCAGGTAACATTCTTTCTTGGTGGTCCAAGAAGGTACATAACAAAGTTACCAAGGGCAATGATTGCAGCCCTACATAA
- the LOC133872252 gene encoding alpha-L-fucosidase 3-like isoform X2, with product MVPYILVHALVRFHNLSYSSFFISLHSQLLLCLHLSRSLSNMEPQCLRLLIFGLAFSLMTLLQNPVHASTDPCDFPAIFNFGDSNSDTGGLSAAFGQASSPHGESYFHGPAGRYCDGRLLIDFMAESLGLPYLNAYLDAVGSNFSHGANFATAGSTIRPQNTTLHQSGFSPFSFNVQWYQFHDFHNRSQIFRSKGIFQDLLPKAEDFSRALYTFDIGQNDLTAGYFLNMSTHEVEAYVPDVLDQFKAVVKYIYGEGGRSFWIHNTGPVGCLPYILDRFKITAAQVDKAGCATPFNDVAQYFNRKLKQVVVQLRKDLPLAALTYVDVYSLKYSLYTQPRKHGFAESLRACCGHGGKYNYNMHVGCGGMKTVHGRQVVVGKPCQNPSAWINWDGVHYTQAANKWLFDQIVGGSFSDPPVPLKFACHTHHQSH from the exons ATGGTCCCATATATATTAGTGCATGCTCTTGTCCGTTTTCATAACCTGTCTTATTCTTCCTTCTTTATCTCTTTACATTCCCAACTCCTCCTCTGTCTccatctctctcgatctctctctaaTATGGAACCTCAGTGCCTGAGACTCCTTATCTTCGGCCTTGCATTCTCTCTCATGACATTGCTTCAAAATCCAGTGCATGCTTCAACTGATCCCTGCGATTTTCCGGCAATCTTCAACTTTGGTGATTCGAATTCCGACACCGGAGGTTTATCAGCAGCATTTGGACAAGCCTCTTCCCCTCATGGAGAGTCCTACTTCCACGGCCCAGCGGGCCGGTATTGTGATGGCCGTCTCCTCATTGATTTCATgg CTGAGAGCTTGGGATTACCATATTTGAATGCTTACCTTGATGCTGTTGGATCCAACTTCAGTCATGGGGCAAACTTTGCGACTGCTGGTTCCACCATTAGGCCACAGAATACAACCCTTCATCAAAGTGGATTTAGTCCCTTCTCTTTCAATGTTCAGTGGTATCAATTCCACGACTTCCATAATAGGTCCCAAATTTTCCGCAGCAAAG GGATTTTCCAGGATTTATTGCCCAAGGCGGAAGATTTCTCTCGTGCTTTATATACGTTTGATATCGGTCAAAACGATTTGACGGCAGGTTACTTCCTTAACATGTCTACCCATGAAGTCGAAGCATATGTTCCTGATGTCTTGGATCAGTTTAAAGCCGTCGTGAAG TATATATACGGCGAAGGAGGGAGGTCATTTTGGATACATAATACCGGTCCGGTTGGTTGTTTGCCCTACATCTTGGATCGTTTCAAAATCACGGCTGCACAAGTAGACAAGGCTGGATGTGCAACTCCGTTCAATGACGTGGCTCAGTATTTCAATCGTAAATTAAAACAAGTGGTGGTCCAACTTCGAAAGGATCTTCCCTTGGCCGCACTCACCTATGTTGATGTTTACTCCCTCAAGTACTCTCTCTATACCCAACCAAGGAAGCAtg GATTTGCGGAATCTCTGAGAGCTTGTTGTGGGCATGGTGGGAAGTATAACTACAACATGCATGTGGGTTGTGGGGGAATGAAGACGGTGCATGGTAGACAAGTTGTTGTGGGGAAGCCGTGCCAAAATCCATCTGCTTGGATCAACTGGGATGGTGTCCACTACACTCAGGCAGCTAACAAATGGCTTTTTGATCAAATCGTAGGTGGTTCATTTTCGGATCCACCCGTTCCATTGAAATTCGCTTGCCATACACATCATCAATCCCACTGA
- the LOC133872252 gene encoding alpha-L-fucosidase 3-like isoform X1, giving the protein MVPYILVHALVRFHNLSYSSFFISLHSQLLLCLHLSRSLSNMEPQCLRLLIFGLAFSLMTLLQNPVHASTDPCDFPAIFNFGDSNSDTGGLSAAFGQASSPHGESYFHGPAGRYCDGRLLIDFMAESLGLPYLNAYLDAVGSNFSHGANFATAGSTIRPQNTTLHQSGFSPFSFNVQWYQFHDFHNRSQIFRSKEGIFQDLLPKAEDFSRALYTFDIGQNDLTAGYFLNMSTHEVEAYVPDVLDQFKAVVKYIYGEGGRSFWIHNTGPVGCLPYILDRFKITAAQVDKAGCATPFNDVAQYFNRKLKQVVVQLRKDLPLAALTYVDVYSLKYSLYTQPRKHGFAESLRACCGHGGKYNYNMHVGCGGMKTVHGRQVVVGKPCQNPSAWINWDGVHYTQAANKWLFDQIVGGSFSDPPVPLKFACHTHHQSH; this is encoded by the exons ATGGTCCCATATATATTAGTGCATGCTCTTGTCCGTTTTCATAACCTGTCTTATTCTTCCTTCTTTATCTCTTTACATTCCCAACTCCTCCTCTGTCTccatctctctcgatctctctctaaTATGGAACCTCAGTGCCTGAGACTCCTTATCTTCGGCCTTGCATTCTCTCTCATGACATTGCTTCAAAATCCAGTGCATGCTTCAACTGATCCCTGCGATTTTCCGGCAATCTTCAACTTTGGTGATTCGAATTCCGACACCGGAGGTTTATCAGCAGCATTTGGACAAGCCTCTTCCCCTCATGGAGAGTCCTACTTCCACGGCCCAGCGGGCCGGTATTGTGATGGCCGTCTCCTCATTGATTTCATgg CTGAGAGCTTGGGATTACCATATTTGAATGCTTACCTTGATGCTGTTGGATCCAACTTCAGTCATGGGGCAAACTTTGCGACTGCTGGTTCCACCATTAGGCCACAGAATACAACCCTTCATCAAAGTGGATTTAGTCCCTTCTCTTTCAATGTTCAGTGGTATCAATTCCACGACTTCCATAATAGGTCCCAAATTTTCCGCAGCAAAG AAGGGATTTTCCAGGATTTATTGCCCAAGGCGGAAGATTTCTCTCGTGCTTTATATACGTTTGATATCGGTCAAAACGATTTGACGGCAGGTTACTTCCTTAACATGTCTACCCATGAAGTCGAAGCATATGTTCCTGATGTCTTGGATCAGTTTAAAGCCGTCGTGAAG TATATATACGGCGAAGGAGGGAGGTCATTTTGGATACATAATACCGGTCCGGTTGGTTGTTTGCCCTACATCTTGGATCGTTTCAAAATCACGGCTGCACAAGTAGACAAGGCTGGATGTGCAACTCCGTTCAATGACGTGGCTCAGTATTTCAATCGTAAATTAAAACAAGTGGTGGTCCAACTTCGAAAGGATCTTCCCTTGGCCGCACTCACCTATGTTGATGTTTACTCCCTCAAGTACTCTCTCTATACCCAACCAAGGAAGCAtg GATTTGCGGAATCTCTGAGAGCTTGTTGTGGGCATGGTGGGAAGTATAACTACAACATGCATGTGGGTTGTGGGGGAATGAAGACGGTGCATGGTAGACAAGTTGTTGTGGGGAAGCCGTGCCAAAATCCATCTGCTTGGATCAACTGGGATGGTGTCCACTACACTCAGGCAGCTAACAAATGGCTTTTTGATCAAATCGTAGGTGGTTCATTTTCGGATCCACCCGTTCCATTGAAATTCGCTTGCCATACACATCATCAATCCCACTGA